The following coding sequences lie in one Eubacterium ventriosum genomic window:
- a CDS encoding glycoside hydrolase family 13 protein, with protein sequence MEQQKEALFHDGSSQFCKYNEKSDTYTFILRTTIGVVNQAFMAIDGYEMRMSHMDTKGRFDYYAINLALGTKMIKYHFRTVGQYQLYYNVFGASEHFSEEWEFEFTPGFKTPDWAKGAVMYQIMVDRFNNGDKSNDVMTNEYAYIGRGVSKVENWMEPPAVDGTRQFYGGDLQGVIDKLEYLEKLGVEVIYFNPIFVSPSNHKYDTQDYDYIDPHFGKIVNDNGKLLEDGDNNNEHAQRYKVRTTDLANLEASNKLFVELVEKAHAHGIKIIIDGVFNHCGSFNKWMDKEKFYTKNKNYKSGAYISKDSPYNLYFKFLEDRWPDNNSFEGWWGFDTLPKLNYEGSKELCDYIIEVGKKWVSPPYNVDGWRIDVAADLGHSQEFNHEFWKKFRKAVKEANPEAIILAEHYGDANSWLQGDQWDTIMNYDGFMDPVTWFLTGVDKHSDNSNPGMRGDAGTFKLTMQYQMSRMQNQSLLVAMNELSNHDHSRFLTRTNRMVGRVGTAGTAAASQDIDEAIFKQGVVMQMTLPGAPTLYYGDEAGVCGWTDPDNRRTYPWGHENFEILEFYRETIAIHRQHKVFKTGSYKPLVEQRDLLCYGRFDMDNAAFVLINTSDTDKTVSIPTWTLGVEDGESFERLIETSREFYNCGRVKVVQENNIVTVTVKANSSVIYHK encoded by the coding sequence ATGGAACAGCAAAAGGAAGCACTTTTTCACGATGGCTCTAGTCAGTTTTGCAAATATAATGAAAAATCAGATACATATACATTTATTCTCAGAACTACAATAGGGGTAGTAAATCAGGCTTTTATGGCAATAGATGGTTATGAGATGAGGATGTCACACATGGATACAAAGGGCAGATTCGATTATTATGCAATTAATCTGGCTCTTGGAACTAAAATGATAAAGTACCATTTTAGAACGGTTGGTCAATACCAGTTATACTATAATGTTTTCGGTGCAAGTGAACATTTTTCTGAAGAATGGGAGTTTGAGTTTACACCGGGATTTAAAACACCTGATTGGGCTAAGGGCGCTGTAATGTATCAGATTATGGTGGACAGATTTAATAATGGCGATAAGTCTAATGATGTAATGACTAATGAATATGCCTATATTGGTCGTGGAGTTTCAAAGGTTGAGAATTGGATGGAGCCTCCTGCTGTTGATGGAACAAGACAGTTTTATGGCGGAGATTTGCAGGGGGTTATTGATAAGCTTGAATATCTTGAAAAATTAGGTGTTGAAGTTATTTATTTTAACCCTATTTTTGTTTCTCCATCTAACCATAAATATGATACACAGGATTATGATTATATTGATCCTCATTTTGGAAAGATTGTTAATGATAACGGTAAGTTATTAGAGGACGGTGACAATAATAATGAGCACGCTCAGCGCTATAAGGTTAGAACAACTGACCTTGCAAATCTTGAAGCAAGTAATAAGTTGTTTGTTGAATTGGTTGAAAAGGCTCACGCCCATGGAATTAAAATAATTATTGATGGTGTTTTTAATCATTGTGGCTCTTTTAATAAGTGGATGGACAAAGAGAAGTTTTATACAAAGAATAAAAATTATAAATCCGGTGCTTATATTTCAAAGGATAGTCCGTACAATTTATATTTTAAGTTTCTTGAAGACAGATGGCCTGACAATAACTCTTTTGAAGGCTGGTGGGGCTTTGATACTTTGCCAAAACTAAATTATGAAGGTAGTAAAGAGCTTTGCGATTATATTATTGAAGTTGGTAAGAAGTGGGTTAGTCCACCTTACAATGTAGATGGTTGGAGAATTGATGTGGCGGCAGATTTAGGTCACAGTCAGGAGTTTAACCATGAGTTTTGGAAGAAATTTCGTAAGGCAGTTAAGGAAGCCAATCCGGAAGCTATTATTTTGGCAGAGCATTATGGAGATGCTAATTCATGGCTTCAGGGCGACCAGTGGGATACTATTATGAACTATGATGGCTTTATGGATCCGGTAACATGGTTTTTAACAGGTGTTGATAAGCATTCCGACAATTCTAATCCGGGAATGCGTGGCGATGCGGGAACTTTTAAGCTTACAATGCAGTATCAGATGTCAAGAATGCAGAATCAGTCATTGTTGGTGGCAATGAATGAGTTGTCAAATCACGACCATTCAAGATTTCTTACAAGAACTAACCGTATGGTTGGTCGTGTGGGGACAGCAGGAACAGCGGCAGCAAGTCAGGATATTGATGAAGCTATTTTTAAACAGGGTGTTGTAATGCAGATGACATTGCCGGGAGCACCAACACTTTACTATGGTGACGAGGCAGGTGTTTGTGGTTGGACGGACCCGGACAATAGACGAACTTATCCTTGGGGACACGAAAACTTTGAAATTTTGGAATTTTACCGTGAGACAATTGCAATTCACAGACAGCACAAAGTTTTTAAAACAGGTTCTTACAAGCCATTAGTTGAGCAGAGAGATTTGCTGTGCTATGGACGTTTTGATATGGACAATGCAGCTTTTGTGTTAATTAATACATCAGATACAGACAAAACAGTTTCAATTCCAACTTGGACATTGGGTGTGGAAGATGGTGAAAGCTTTGAACGATTAATTGAAACATCAAGAGAGTTCTATAACTGTGGCAGAGTAAAAGTGGTTCAGGAAAACAATATTGTAACAGTAACCGTAAAAGCTAATAGTTCAGTAATATATCATAAGTAA
- a CDS encoding leucine-rich repeat protein codes for MKKLMKNVAVLALAAAVAVGSVTGVSAAVKSPTSSLVPINAKNVAVSNGNTVDTKANGTAEVGVVSAKKSTATVPSKVTAKGVTYTVTVIKAKAFAKKAKKAKKIVIPATIKRVNKKGFTGTKKLKTIIVKGTKSFTVKKGAFKKVNSKKITVKVNKKMKAKEFKKLKKNLKKAGFKGKIKK; via the coding sequence ATGAAAAAATTAATGAAGAACGTTGCTGTTTTAGCATTAGCAGCAGCAGTAGCAGTAGGATCTGTAACAGGTGTAAGCGCAGCAGTTAAGAGCCCAACATCATCATTAGTACCGATTAACGCTAAGAATGTTGCTGTATCAAACGGAAATACAGTTGATACAAAGGCTAACGGAACAGCTGAAGTTGGAGTAGTATCAGCTAAGAAGAGCACAGCTACAGTACCTAGCAAGGTAACAGCTAAGGGTGTAACATACACAGTAACAGTTATCAAGGCTAAAGCATTTGCTAAGAAGGCTAAAAAGGCTAAAAAGATTGTAATTCCAGCAACAATTAAGAGAGTAAACAAAAAAGGTTTTACAGGTACTAAGAAATTAAAGACAATTATTGTTAAAGGAACAAAGAGCTTTACAGTAAAGAAGGGTGCATTCAAGAAGGTTAACTCAAAGAAGATTACAGTTAAGGTTAACAAGAAGATGAAAGCTAAAGAATTTAAGAAATTAAAGAAGAACTTAAAGAAGGCAGGATTCAAGGGTAAAATTAAGAAATAA
- the rpiB gene encoding ribose 5-phosphate isomerase B, translating into MKIGFGCDHAAIDLKNELIEYMTEKGYECVDYGTGYDENGEIIKCDYPNKGREVGEAVVRKDVDYGVLMCGTGIGISVAANKVPGVIAAVCSEPYSAKLTKQHNNANVIAFGARVVGVELAKMILDEFFGAEFEGGRHQARVDMIHGIEADYSK; encoded by the coding sequence ATGAAGATTGGATTTGGATGCGACCATGCAGCAATTGACTTAAAGAATGAACTTATTGAATATATGACAGAAAAGGGCTACGAATGTGTTGATTATGGCACAGGCTATGATGAAAACGGAGAAATTATTAAGTGCGATTATCCAAACAAGGGTCGTGAAGTTGGTGAAGCAGTTGTAAGAAAAGATGTAGATTACGGTGTACTTATGTGTGGAACCGGAATCGGTATTTCTGTTGCAGCAAACAAGGTTCCAGGTGTAATTGCAGCAGTTTGCAGCGAACCTTATTCGGCAAAACTTACAAAGCAGCATAACAATGCTAATGTTATTGCTTTTGGCGCAAGAGTTGTTGGAGTAGAACTTGCAAAAATGATTCTTGATGAATTTTTTGGAGCAGAGTTTGAAGGTGGAAGACACCAGGCAAGAGTTGACATGATTCATGGAATTGAAGCAGATTATAGCAAATAA
- a CDS encoding YveK family protein — protein MKQQVEKIKINEKEDEVEINLLDLFNYYRKKILFIIAGFLIGAIIAGVWTKVGITPKYTATAKVYMVSASKNSVVDLADLSIGTSLSEDYAELLHVRPIIEAINEENDLGYTYEQLNGMIDISTVEDTRILKISATSIKPEEAKTIANALAEKAVTEIPKLMGTSSPNIAERAITPKGKSSPSLKKNVMMGAFGGMVVVLAIFTFLFITDDTIKTEEDVEKYLGIIPLTVIPDGNVKYGAYSKYNYYKGKKYYTPK, from the coding sequence ATGAAACAACAGGTAGAAAAGATAAAAATTAACGAAAAAGAAGATGAAGTAGAAATCAACCTTTTGGATTTGTTTAACTATTATCGTAAGAAGATTTTATTTATTATTGCAGGTTTTTTGATTGGAGCAATAATTGCAGGTGTATGGACTAAAGTTGGCATTACACCTAAATATACTGCAACAGCGAAAGTTTATATGGTTTCAGCATCAAAAAACTCAGTGGTCGATCTTGCTGATTTAAGTATAGGTACATCATTATCAGAAGATTATGCAGAGTTGTTGCATGTTAGACCTATCATTGAGGCCATAAATGAGGAAAACGATTTAGGATATACATATGAGCAACTTAACGGAATGATTGACATTTCAACAGTTGAAGATACACGTATCCTAAAAATTTCAGCAACAAGCATAAAGCCGGAGGAAGCAAAAACAATAGCAAATGCTTTAGCTGAAAAGGCAGTTACTGAAATTCCTAAATTAATGGGAACATCGTCACCTAATATTGCTGAAAGAGCTATAACTCCTAAAGGTAAAAGTTCACCTAGTCTGAAGAAAAATGTAATGATGGGTGCATTTGGAGGAATGGTTGTGGTATTAGCTATCTTCACATTCTTATTTATCACTGATGATACAATTAAGACAGAAGAAGATGTTGAAAAGTATTTAGGCATTATTCCTTTAACAGTTATTCCTGATGGAAACGTTAAATACGGAGCATATTCTAAATACAATTATTATAAGGGAAAGAAATATTACACACCAAAATAA
- a CDS encoding CpsB/CapC family capsule biosynthesis tyrosine phosphatase, which produces MIDFHSHVLPGIDDGSDCVEESLEMLHTAKNQGVSTMLATPHFYAQDVSVDHFLEKRKKAYDTLKRCMDDSDCPDIRLGAEVCYFRGIGRAREIEKLCIEGTRVIMVELPFRQWDEEVLRDVEELMEKQNVSVMLAHIERFYACQKRKKIWKEVLDLPVIFQVNAEFFDGRKKRKLIKKLVEENRPIVLGSDCHNTDRRKPNLDMGYSFIREKIGQNAVDEIEKVSVEILEK; this is translated from the coding sequence ATGATTGATTTTCATTCACATGTATTGCCCGGAATAGATGATGGAAGCGATTGCGTAGAGGAATCTTTAGAGATGCTTCATACAGCAAAAAATCAAGGAGTTAGTACGATGTTGGCTACGCCACATTTTTATGCTCAAGATGTTTCAGTGGATCATTTTCTCGAAAAGAGGAAGAAAGCCTATGACACATTGAAACGGTGTATGGATGATTCTGACTGCCCTGACATAAGATTGGGAGCTGAAGTATGCTATTTCAGAGGAATCGGGAGGGCTAGAGAGATTGAAAAATTATGTATAGAGGGAACCAGGGTTATTATGGTGGAATTACCCTTTAGACAGTGGGATGAAGAGGTTTTACGGGATGTTGAAGAGCTAATGGAGAAACAGAATGTTTCAGTTATGCTCGCACATATAGAAAGATTTTATGCTTGCCAGAAAAGAAAGAAGATTTGGAAAGAAGTTCTTGATTTGCCGGTTATATTTCAGGTTAATGCAGAATTTTTTGATGGTAGGAAGAAAAGAAAACTTATAAAGAAGCTGGTTGAAGAAAACAGACCGATTGTACTTGGAAGTGACTGTCATAATACTGACAGAAGAAAGCCTAACCTTGATATGGGTTATTCCTTTATCAGAGAGAAAATCGGACAGAATGCTGTAGATGAAATAGAGAAAGTGTCCGTGGAGATACTTGAAAAATAA
- the hpt gene encoding hypoxanthine phosphoribosyltransferase, whose amino-acid sequence MNTKISVMISEEEINKRVCEIAEQISKDYAGKEVRLICILKGSVFYTCELAKRITIPVTLDFMSVSSYGSGTVSSGTIKIKKDLDDDIEGLDVIVVEDIIDSGNTLSRLIPMLKERKPASLKITTLLDKPDRREVDDVTVDYVGFEIEDKFVVGYGLDYDQSYRDLPYIGVIEQ is encoded by the coding sequence ATGAATACAAAGATTAGTGTTATGATTAGCGAAGAAGAAATTAATAAAAGAGTATGTGAAATTGCAGAACAGATTAGTAAGGATTATGCAGGAAAAGAAGTACGTTTGATTTGTATTCTTAAAGGCAGTGTTTTTTATACATGTGAATTGGCAAAGAGAATTACTATTCCTGTAACACTTGATTTTATGAGTGTTTCAAGCTATGGAAGCGGAACAGTTAGTTCAGGAACAATAAAGATTAAGAAAGATTTGGATGATGACATTGAAGGACTTGATGTTATTGTTGTTGAGGATATTATTGACTCAGGAAATACTTTAAGCCGTCTTATTCCAATGCTTAAGGAAAGAAAACCGGCAAGCCTTAAGATTACAACACTTCTTGACAAGCCGGACAGAAGAGAGGTTGACGATGTTACAGTTGACTATGTTGGATTTGAAATTGAAGACAAATTCGTAGTGGGCTATGGTTTGGATTACGACCAGAGTTACAGAGATTTACCATATATTGGAGTTATTGAGCAATAA
- a CDS encoding LCP family protein gives MKKKRKKYIKIVVGVVAFILFIAVLGYGLQYVDNKTEKANVSDESSINDWKIQVPRGKIKLNGNKYEYYHDFENYLLIGTDATGNDKNGADYQGSMADFLMLVIVDKTENTYSFLQLNRDTMTEVALIDHNGEGEATANIQLCTAHWYGGNREQSCENTVKSVKKLLGGIQIDGYYELNMSEIPKLNNMVDGVTVTLEDDFSKKYPKMKKGATINLDDEQAYAYVHDRYGVGNEENTSRMKRQQQYMTGFFKKLQEKVKANPNYANEVFESLQDVSTTDITIGKISNISNIFASGTDKGIFELAGKSKIGQALGDEIDHMEFYVNKKAMVSTMSELFGIVEQKNKE, from the coding sequence GTGAAGAAGAAAAGAAAAAAATACATAAAAATTGTCGTGGGAGTAGTAGCTTTTATACTGTTTATAGCAGTTTTAGGCTACGGATTACAGTATGTTGATAATAAGACAGAGAAGGCTAATGTATCTGATGAAAGTTCAATAAATGATTGGAAGATTCAGGTTCCAAGAGGAAAGATTAAACTTAATGGAAATAAATACGAATATTACCATGATTTTGAAAATTATCTGTTAATAGGAACAGATGCTACGGGAAATGACAAGAACGGAGCAGATTACCAGGGAAGTATGGCTGATTTCCTTATGCTTGTAATTGTAGACAAGACAGAGAATACATATAGTTTTCTTCAGCTTAACAGAGACACCATGACAGAGGTTGCATTGATTGATCATAATGGCGAAGGTGAGGCAACAGCTAATATTCAGTTGTGTACAGCTCATTGGTATGGAGGCAACAGAGAGCAAAGTTGCGAAAATACAGTTAAATCCGTAAAGAAATTGTTAGGAGGTATTCAGATTGATGGTTATTATGAACTTAACATGAGTGAAATACCTAAACTTAACAACATGGTAGATGGAGTTACCGTAACATTGGAGGATGATTTCTCAAAGAAATATCCAAAAATGAAGAAGGGAGCTACAATAAACCTTGATGATGAGCAGGCTTATGCATACGTTCATGACCGTTATGGAGTTGGGAATGAAGAGAATACATCACGAATGAAAAGACAACAACAGTACATGACAGGGTTTTTTAAAAAACTTCAGGAGAAGGTTAAGGCTAATCCAAACTATGCCAATGAAGTTTTTGAAAGTTTGCAGGATGTTTCCACAACAGATATTACTATAGGAAAGATTTCTAATATTAGTAATATTTTTGCTAGTGGAACAGACAAGGGGATTTTTGAATTGGCAGGAAAGTCTAAGATTGGTCAGGCTCTTGGAGATGAAATTGATCATATGGAATTTTATGTTAACAAGAAAGCAATGGTTAGCACAATGTCAGAACTGTTTGGCATAGTGGAACAGAAGAACAAAGAGTAA
- the ftsH gene encoding ATP-dependent zinc metalloprotease FtsH produces MNNKRSNFTRIYFIGMAIIIIVMLYYAGSGLKSNNYKYNDLLNDLQNGKVTQLNISQNKEVPTGKVTVKLQDGSTKYVYITDVNQVISDIKDINDKTNQNIQPGIADVRRDSVFLTNILPMLLMGVVIVVVIMMMNANAAGGNSKMANFGKSRAKMVVEVKNMDFSKVAGLKEEKEELEEIVDFLKNPNKYIMLGARIPKGILLEGPPGTGKTLLAKATAGEAGVPFFTISGSDFVEMFVGVGASRVRDLFAEAKKNAPCIIFIDEIDAVARRRGTGMGGGHDEREQTLNQMLVEMDGFGVNEGIIVMAATNRVDILDPAILRPGRFDRKVLVGRPDVKGRKEILEVHAKNKPIGDDVDLEQIARITSGFTGADLENLLNEASILAAKAGKHFLTQAEINQAMIKVGIGKEKKSRIISEKEKRITAYHESGHAILFHVLPDVGPVHTVSVIPTGAGAAGYTMPLPGKDEMFLTKGKMLQEIMVDLGGRIAEELILDDITTGASQDIKQATATAKSMVTKYGFSDKLGLINYDDESDDVFIGRDLAHSKGYGENTASVIDEEVREIVDTCYKKAKKIIEDHMEQLHASAALLMEKEKIGREEFESLFDADNNQADSLTNEETV; encoded by the coding sequence TTGAACAATAAAAGAAGTAATTTTACAAGAATTTATTTTATAGGGATGGCAATTATTATTATAGTTATGCTTTATTATGCAGGTTCAGGACTTAAATCAAATAACTATAAATATAATGATTTGTTAAACGATTTGCAGAATGGAAAAGTTACACAGCTTAATATTAGCCAGAATAAGGAAGTGCCTACAGGAAAGGTTACTGTAAAACTTCAGGATGGCTCAACTAAGTATGTATACATTACAGATGTTAATCAGGTAATTAGTGATATTAAAGATATTAATGACAAGACTAATCAGAATATACAGCCAGGCATTGCAGATGTAAGAAGAGACAGTGTTTTCCTTACAAATATTTTGCCTATGCTTCTTATGGGTGTGGTTATAGTAGTTGTTATTATGATGATGAATGCCAATGCGGCAGGCGGAAATTCCAAGATGGCTAATTTTGGAAAAAGCAGAGCCAAAATGGTTGTAGAAGTTAAGAATATGGACTTTAGCAAGGTTGCAGGTCTTAAGGAAGAAAAAGAAGAACTTGAGGAAATTGTTGATTTCTTAAAGAATCCTAATAAGTATATTATGCTTGGGGCAAGAATCCCAAAGGGAATACTTTTAGAGGGACCTCCGGGAACAGGTAAAACTCTTCTTGCCAAGGCTACAGCAGGCGAAGCAGGAGTTCCGTTTTTTACTATTTCAGGTTCAGATTTCGTTGAAATGTTTGTTGGTGTAGGTGCATCAAGAGTTAGAGACCTTTTTGCGGAAGCAAAGAAGAACGCACCATGTATTATTTTCATTGACGAAATTGATGCAGTTGCAAGACGAAGAGGAACAGGTATGGGAGGTGGTCACGATGAACGTGAGCAGACTCTTAACCAGATGCTTGTAGAAATGGATGGTTTTGGTGTTAACGAGGGTATTATCGTTATGGCAGCAACCAACCGTGTAGATATTTTGGATCCGGCTATTTTAAGACCGGGACGTTTTGATAGAAAGGTTCTTGTTGGAAGACCTGATGTTAAGGGCAGAAAAGAGATTCTTGAAGTGCATGCTAAGAATAAGCCTATCGGTGATGATGTTGATCTTGAACAGATTGCAAGAATTACGTCAGGTTTCACAGGTGCAGACCTTGAAAACTTACTTAATGAGGCTTCTATTCTTGCAGCAAAAGCAGGAAAGCATTTTCTTACACAGGCCGAAATTAATCAGGCAATGATTAAGGTTGGCATCGGTAAAGAGAAGAAGAGCAGAATTATTTCGGAAAAAGAAAAGCGTATTACAGCATATCACGAATCAGGTCATGCGATTTTATTCCATGTTCTTCCTGATGTTGGACCGGTTCACACTGTTTCGGTTATTCCAACAGGAGCAGGTGCAGCAGGTTATACTATGCCTTTGCCTGGTAAGGATGAAATGTTCCTTACAAAAGGCAAAATGTTACAGGAGATTATGGTTGACCTTGGTGGACGTATAGCCGAAGAACTTATTCTTGACGACATTACAACAGGTGCGTCACAGGATATTAAGCAGGCAACAGCTACAGCTAAGTCAATGGTTACAAAATATGGATTTTCAGATAAGCTTGGTCTTATTAATTATGATGATGAATCTGATGATGTATTTATCGGTAGGGATTTGGCTCATTCAAAGGGGTATGGCGAGAATACAGCTTCAGTTATTGACGAGGAAGTTAGGGAAATTGTTGATACATGTTATAAAAAGGCTAAGAAGATTATTGAAGACCATATGGAACAGTTGCATGCAAGTGCAGCATTGTTAATGGAAAAAGAAAAGATTGGCCGTGAAGAATTTGAAAGTCTATTTGACGCTGATAATAATCAGGCCGACTCTTTAACAAACGAGGAAACAGTATAA
- a CDS encoding sodium:solute symporter family protein yields MTEILCGIMLVAFFVVMIGVGFYSRKHATNVSGFVLGGRSAGPWLTAFAFGTSYFSAVIFVGYAGQFGWNFGLASTWAGLGNAFIGSLLAWNVLGRRTRIMTQYLDAKTMPDFFGKRFNSVPLKVAASVIVFIFLIPYTASLYNGLSSLFGLVFDIPYWVVILVMAILTGFYVIFGGYMATAINDFIQGIIMLFGICAVIGAVLMDNGGLLKATQKLSAVPSEGWTGGAFTSFLGPDPLALLFVVILTSLGTWGLPQMVGKFYAIKSEKDIHKGTVISTVFAIIVAGGCYFLGGFGRLYSDKIAINEATGKPLFDTIIPTMLSTLPAIIVAIVIVLVLSASMSTLSSLVLTSSSTFTLDVIVPASKKKMNEMKQVVIMRIFIVFFIVVSAVIAIFKDSHPEVTFIAQMMGVSWGALAGAFLAPFLYGLYWKGVTKVATVVCFVWGCAVAVLQLIVSLCGIDVTGLGTVLGYIFKSSINSGVVAMVGGLIIVPVISLITKKQSKEEIDNMFQCYEAMVEVPVKESLED; encoded by the coding sequence ATGACAGAAATACTTTGCGGAATTATGTTGGTTGCCTTTTTTGTGGTAATGATTGGAGTAGGTTTTTATTCAAGAAAGCACGCAACCAATGTTAGTGGATTTGTTTTGGGTGGACGTTCAGCAGGTCCGTGGCTTACAGCTTTTGCCTTTGGAACATCTTACTTTTCAGCAGTTATCTTTGTAGGATACGCAGGACAGTTTGGATGGAATTTTGGGTTGGCATCAACATGGGCAGGACTTGGTAATGCATTTATTGGTTCATTGCTTGCATGGAACGTTCTTGGAAGAAGAACAAGAATTATGACGCAGTATCTTGATGCTAAGACTATGCCGGATTTTTTTGGAAAAAGATTTAATTCAGTACCATTAAAGGTTGCTGCATCAGTTATTGTATTTATATTTTTGATACCATACACAGCATCATTATATAACGGACTTTCAAGTTTATTTGGACTTGTTTTTGATATCCCATATTGGGTTGTTATTTTAGTAATGGCGATTTTGACAGGATTTTACGTAATTTTCGGTGGTTATATGGCTACTGCAATAAACGACTTTATTCAGGGAATTATAATGCTTTTTGGAATTTGCGCAGTTATTGGTGCAGTTTTAATGGATAATGGTGGTTTGCTTAAAGCCACTCAGAAATTGTCAGCAGTACCAAGTGAAGGCTGGACCGGTGGAGCGTTTACATCATTTCTTGGTCCTGATCCATTGGCATTATTATTTGTAGTAATATTAACATCTCTTGGAACATGGGGACTTCCACAGATGGTTGGAAAATTTTACGCAATTAAGAGTGAAAAAGACATTCATAAAGGAACTGTTATTTCAACAGTTTTTGCAATAATCGTAGCCGGTGGATGCTACTTCCTTGGTGGATTTGGCAGATTATACAGTGATAAAATTGCCATTAATGAAGCAACAGGCAAGCCATTGTTTGACACAATTATTCCAACAATGTTGTCTACTTTACCGGCAATAATTGTTGCAATTGTTATTGTTTTGGTTTTGTCAGCATCAATGTCAACACTTTCATCATTGGTACTTACATCAAGCTCAACTTTTACATTAGACGTAATTGTGCCGGCCTCAAAAAAGAAAATGAATGAAATGAAACAGGTTGTTATTATGAGAATTTTTATAGTATTCTTTATAGTTGTTTCAGCAGTTATTGCAATATTTAAGGATTCTCATCCTGAAGTTACATTTATAGCTCAGATGATGGGTGTTTCATGGGGAGCTTTGGCAGGGGCATTCCTTGCACCATTCTTGTATGGATTATACTGGAAAGGCGTAACAAAGGTGGCTACGGTTGTCTGTTTTGTCTGGGGATGTGCAGTTGCCGTGTTGCAACTTATTGTTTCACTTTGCGGAATAGATGTTACAGGCTTGGGAACAGTTCTTGGTTACATATTCAAATCATCAATTAATTCAGGTGTAGTTGCAATGGTAGGCGGACTTATTATAGTTCCTGTAATAAGTTTGATTACAAAGAAACAAAGTAAAGAAGAAATTGACAATATGTTCCAGTGCTACGAGGCAATGGTAGAAGTGCCGGTGAAAGAATCGTTGGAAGATTAG
- a CDS encoding CpsD/CapB family tyrosine-protein kinase: MNKIKMDLTKELPYAVEESINRLRINVSFLGNEIKKIMVVSTMPNEGKSFVTLQMWKQMASAGIKSVFVDGDMRNSVIVNKYGIEKEDGSEMEGLAHYLAEEFPLENVVYNTPLEDGDIIPNVENIINPSMLLESDKFGNMLNQLAEDYRYVFVDAPPLGLVSDAEKIGSMCDGAILVIRSGETSKSEVKSSIKQLERSGCKILGVVLNRATDAKGKKNEKKYYNGK, from the coding sequence ATGAATAAAATTAAAATGGATTTAACCAAAGAACTTCCTTATGCTGTTGAGGAATCTATAAACCGACTTCGTATAAATGTTAGTTTCCTTGGAAATGAAATTAAAAAAATCATGGTTGTAAGTACAATGCCTAATGAAGGAAAGAGTTTTGTTACTTTACAGATGTGGAAACAGATGGCAAGTGCCGGAATCAAATCAGTATTTGTAGATGGAGATATGAGAAACTCTGTCATAGTAAACAAATATGGCATAGAAAAAGAAGATGGCTCAGAAATGGAAGGGCTTGCACATTATTTGGCAGAAGAATTTCCACTTGAAAATGTTGTATATAATACACCACTTGAAGATGGAGATATTATACCAAATGTGGAAAATATAATTAATCCATCAATGTTGCTTGAAAGTGACAAGTTTGGCAATATGCTCAATCAACTTGCGGAAGATTACCGATATGTATTTGTTGATGCACCACCTCTTGGTCTTGTATCAGATGCTGAAAAGATTGGTAGTATGTGTGATGGAGCAATTCTTGTAATTAGAAGTGGAGAAACATCAAAATCTGAAGTGAAAAGTTCAATTAAGCAGCTTGAAAGATCAGGATGTAAGATATTAGGTGTGGTTCTAAACCGTGCAACAGACGCAAAAGGCAAGAAAAATGAGAAGAAATACTACAATGGCAAGTAA